One segment of Neisseria mucosa DNA contains the following:
- the rlmB gene encoding 23S rRNA (guanosine(2251)-2'-O)-methyltransferase RlmB: MANQRLIYGFHAVNARLWQNPKSITELYIQEGKSDARTRDVLDKAASENVRVHFADADRLNAISKGARHQGVVGFIDASKNHVHLEDVLENLSEPPFLLVLDGITDPHNLGACLRTADAMGVHAVIAPKDKSAGLNATVSKVACGAAETVPYITVTNLARTLRELKEYGIWIVGTDMGGDSDLYHCDLPDSAAWVMGNEGEGMRRLTREHCDMLVSIPMFGTVESMNVSVSAGMVLSETRRQRVLKSEK; this comes from the coding sequence ATGGCAAACCAACGACTCATCTATGGCTTTCACGCCGTCAATGCCCGTTTGTGGCAAAACCCGAAATCGATTACCGAACTCTATATCCAAGAGGGCAAATCCGATGCGCGCACCCGCGATGTATTGGATAAAGCAGCCTCTGAAAACGTACGCGTGCATTTTGCCGATGCCGACCGCTTGAATGCCATCAGCAAAGGGGCGCGTCATCAGGGCGTGGTCGGGTTTATCGATGCTTCCAAAAACCATGTTCACTTGGAAGATGTGTTGGAAAATCTGAGCGAACCGCCGTTTTTGCTGGTATTGGACGGCATTACCGATCCGCACAACCTCGGCGCGTGCCTGCGTACTGCCGATGCGATGGGCGTGCATGCCGTGATTGCACCCAAAGACAAAAGCGCCGGCCTGAATGCGACCGTCAGCAAAGTTGCCTGTGGCGCAGCGGAAACCGTGCCGTATATTACTGTAACCAATCTTGCCCGTACTTTGCGTGAGCTGAAAGAATACGGCATTTGGATTGTCGGTACGGACATGGGCGGCGACTCAGACCTTTACCACTGCGATTTACCCGACAGCGCGGCATGGGTGATGGGCAACGAAGGCGAAGGCATGCGCCGTCTGACGCGCGAACATTGCGATATGCTGGTATCGATTCCGATGTTTGGCACAGTCGAGAGCATGAATGTTTCCGTCAGCGCAGGCATGGTATTGAGCGAAACCCGCCGTCAACGTGTGTTGAAATCGGAAAAATAA
- a CDS encoding vWA domain-containing protein, with product MPRFFLKTVSILTLAALTACSGPLDRSDSSTENLHGAPDSALPATAVAEENLSLTENTERYQDQPDQPVKSVAQEPVSTFSIDVDTGSYANVRRFLNSGKQPPKDAVRIEEIINYFPYNYPLPTDGRPFAVHTETIDSPWQPEAKLIKIGIQAQDTAKKDLPPANLVFLVDVSGSMDEENKLPLVQKTLRILTQQLRPQDKVTLITYSSGEELVLPPTSGSDKETILKAIDKLKAEGSTSGESALRMAYEEAQKAFVPNGINRILLATDGDFNVGVSDTETLKSMVAEKRKTGISLSTLGFGTDNYNEDMMEQIADAGDGNYSYIDNEKEAKKVLQQQLTSTLATVAQDVKIQVEFNPATVKEYRLVGYTNRTLRNEDFNNDKVDAGDIGSGHSVTAIYEIIPAGKTGWLNESRYQKAPAAKGSKNEYAFVKVRYKLPGEKDSKLMEQAIPVGSKPLEQADKDTLLALAAASYAQALRGGEYNGKLGWSDIEKMVQQVQGDDPFELKSEFLQLVRIAAGNEKQSGPLVKE from the coding sequence ATGCCCCGTTTTTTCCTAAAAACCGTTTCCATACTCACTTTGGCAGCTTTAACCGCGTGTTCCGGCCCACTCGACCGTTCAGACTCGTCAACCGAAAATCTTCATGGCGCACCGGACTCAGCATTGCCTGCTACTGCCGTTGCTGAAGAAAATCTGTCTCTTACAGAAAACACCGAACGCTACCAAGACCAACCCGATCAACCGGTCAAATCCGTTGCCCAAGAACCTGTTTCCACATTCAGCATCGATGTCGATACCGGCAGCTACGCCAACGTCCGCCGATTTCTGAACAGCGGCAAACAGCCGCCCAAAGATGCCGTGCGCATTGAGGAAATCATCAATTATTTCCCTTACAACTACCCACTGCCTACTGACGGCCGCCCATTTGCCGTTCACACTGAAACCATTGATTCTCCATGGCAACCGGAAGCCAAGCTGATCAAAATCGGCATTCAAGCACAAGACACGGCAAAGAAAGACCTGCCGCCCGCCAATCTTGTGTTCCTCGTGGACGTATCCGGCAGTATGGATGAAGAAAATAAACTTCCGTTGGTTCAAAAAACGTTGCGTATCTTGACCCAACAATTACGCCCGCAGGACAAGGTTACACTGATTACCTATTCATCAGGCGAAGAGCTGGTGCTTCCGCCCACATCAGGTTCAGATAAAGAAACCATCCTGAAGGCCATCGACAAGCTGAAAGCCGAAGGCTCGACTTCGGGCGAATCCGCTTTACGCATGGCATACGAAGAAGCGCAAAAAGCCTTTGTACCTAACGGCATCAACCGTATCCTGCTGGCGACCGATGGCGACTTTAACGTTGGCGTATCTGATACCGAAACCCTCAAATCCATGGTTGCCGAAAAACGTAAAACCGGTATTTCACTCAGTACGCTAGGCTTTGGTACGGACAATTACAACGAAGACATGATGGAACAAATTGCTGATGCAGGCGACGGTAATTACAGCTATATCGACAACGAAAAAGAAGCGAAAAAAGTTTTACAGCAACAACTGACTTCCACGCTCGCCACCGTAGCGCAGGATGTCAAAATCCAAGTCGAATTCAATCCTGCCACTGTCAAAGAATACCGCTTGGTCGGCTACACCAACCGTACCCTGCGCAATGAAGACTTCAATAATGACAAAGTAGATGCGGGCGATATCGGCTCAGGCCACAGCGTGACCGCCATTTATGAAATCATTCCGGCAGGAAAAACCGGCTGGCTGAACGAATCACGCTATCAAAAAGCCCCTGCCGCCAAAGGCAGTAAAAACGAATACGCCTTTGTCAAAGTCCGCTACAAACTGCCTGGGGAAAAAGACAGCAAGCTGATGGAACAAGCAATTCCCGTTGGCAGCAAACCGCTGGAGCAAGCCGATAAAGACACCCTGCTCGCCCTTGCCGCGGCTTCCTATGCCCAAGCCCTGCGCGGCGGCGAATACAACGGCAAACTTGGCTGGAGCGACATTGAAAAAATGGTACAGCAAGTCCAAGGCGATGATCCGTTTGAGCTGAAATCGGAATTTCTCCAATTGGTTCGCATTGCCGCCGGTAATGAAAAGCAATCAGGTCCTTTGGTTAAAGAATAA
- a CDS encoding pseudouridine synthase: MSKQPSSKRQWRDGVSSAAKKPSKPAKSFANKKRPDNERKTSGKPYGQKVSDGPKAQNTAPKQRAAKAKKLVVRNPNQKIMEHARDLKERRSDLSRFEPERLQKVLAASGVGSRREMEEWISNGWVTVNGRVAQLGDKVTPDDHVTVKGSIIKLKWADRLPRIILYYKQEGEIVSRDDPQGRISIFDRLPQAASSRWVAIGRLDINTSGLLILTTSGELVQRFAHPSFEVEREYAVRVLGELTTEQMRVLTEEGVMLEDGLAKVERIYEQGGEGANKWYNVVIKEGRNREVRRIFESQGLTVSRLVRVGFGPIGLPNRLKRGQFYELNPAEVANIIKWADMLLPGERRRKKS; the protein is encoded by the coding sequence ATGTCCAAACAGCCTTCCAGCAAACGCCAATGGCGCGACGGCGTATCATCTGCCGCCAAGAAACCTTCCAAACCGGCCAAATCCTTCGCCAATAAAAAACGTCCAGACAACGAACGCAAAACATCAGGCAAACCTTACGGCCAAAAAGTTTCAGACGGCCCTAAAGCTCAAAATACCGCGCCAAAACAACGTGCCGCCAAAGCCAAAAAACTGGTTGTCCGCAATCCCAACCAAAAAATCATGGAGCACGCCCGCGATTTGAAAGAACGCCGCAGCGACCTTTCCCGCTTCGAACCCGAGCGCCTGCAAAAAGTCCTGGCCGCTTCCGGCGTCGGCTCTCGTCGCGAAATGGAAGAATGGATCAGCAACGGCTGGGTAACGGTCAACGGCCGCGTCGCCCAACTGGGCGACAAAGTCACCCCCGACGACCACGTTACCGTCAAAGGCAGCATTATCAAACTCAAATGGGCAGACCGCCTGCCGCGCATCATCCTCTACTACAAACAAGAAGGCGAAATCGTTTCCCGCGACGACCCGCAAGGCCGCATCAGCATTTTCGACCGCCTGCCGCAAGCAGCCAGCAGTCGCTGGGTGGCTATCGGCCGTTTGGACATCAATACCAGCGGCCTTTTGATTCTAACCACTTCAGGCGAACTCGTTCAACGCTTTGCCCACCCCAGCTTTGAAGTCGAACGCGAATACGCCGTGCGCGTATTGGGCGAGTTGACCACCGAACAAATGCGCGTCCTGACCGAAGAAGGCGTCATGCTCGAAGACGGTTTGGCAAAAGTCGAACGCATCTACGAACAAGGCGGCGAAGGCGCAAACAAATGGTACAACGTCGTCATCAAAGAAGGTCGCAACCGTGAAGTACGCCGCATTTTTGAAAGCCAAGGCCTGACCGTCAGCCGCCTCGTCCGCGTAGGCTTCGGCCCTATCGGCCTGCCAAACCGCCTCAAACGCGGCCAGTTCTACGAACTCAATCCGGCAGAAGTCGCCAACATCATCAAATGGGCGGACATGCTGCTGCCGGGTGAACGTCGCCGGAAGAAAAGTTAA
- the pdxH gene encoding pyridoxamine 5'-phosphate oxidase, translated as MDLHNIREDYSKRELSEAECHADPIVQFEQWLNEAIHAEVNEPTAVNVAAVGEDGRPNSRMVLLKEVNPKGFVFFTNYHSRKGRSYTAHPFAAMTFFWPELERQVRIEGRIEKLDAAASDEYFESRPYTSRIGAWASAQSEVISSKAVLVAKAAAVGVKHPLHVPRPPHWGGYLVIPDRIEFWQGRPSRLHDRIQYRLVDGNWIRERLSP; from the coding sequence ATGGATCTGCACAATATCCGCGAAGATTACAGCAAACGCGAGCTGTCGGAAGCCGAATGCCACGCCGACCCGATTGTCCAATTCGAGCAATGGCTGAACGAAGCGATTCACGCCGAAGTCAACGAGCCGACCGCGGTCAACGTTGCCGCTGTGGGCGAAGACGGCAGGCCCAACAGCCGCATGGTGCTGCTAAAAGAAGTCAACCCCAAAGGCTTTGTTTTCTTTACCAATTACCACAGCCGCAAAGGCCGCTCCTATACGGCACACCCTTTTGCCGCCATGACTTTTTTCTGGCCGGAACTCGAGCGCCAAGTGCGCATTGAAGGACGCATTGAAAAACTCGACGCCGCCGCTTCGGACGAATATTTTGAAAGCCGCCCGTATACCAGCCGTATCGGCGCATGGGCAAGCGCGCAAAGCGAAGTGATTTCCAGCAAAGCCGTTTTGGTGGCCAAAGCCGCAGCCGTCGGCGTCAAACATCCCCTGCATGTTCCCCGTCCTCCGCATTGGGGCGGATACCTCGTTATTCCCGACCGCATCGAATTCTGGCAAGGCCGCCCCAGCCGCCTGCATGACCGCATCCAATACCGCCTGGTTGACGGCAACTGGATACGCGAACGCCTTTCGCCATAA
- the dut gene encoding dUTP diphosphatase codes for MQTEVELKILNPKMADSLPAYATPGSAGLDLRACLDEAVVLQPGDVYLVPTGLAVHLANPAYAAVLLPRSGLGHKHGIVLGNLVGLIDSDYQGELKVSLWNRGKEAFTIEPMERIAQMVIVPVVQAAFKVVDEFAASERGEGGFGSTGKA; via the coding sequence ATGCAAACCGAAGTCGAACTGAAAATCTTAAATCCGAAAATGGCCGATTCCCTGCCTGCTTATGCAACGCCTGGTTCTGCCGGTTTGGACTTGCGTGCCTGCTTGGATGAAGCCGTTGTATTGCAACCGGGCGATGTGTATCTCGTGCCGACCGGTTTGGCTGTGCATTTGGCCAACCCTGCGTATGCAGCCGTTTTGCTGCCGCGTTCCGGTTTGGGTCATAAACACGGTATTGTTTTGGGCAATTTGGTCGGTTTGATTGACTCGGATTATCAAGGCGAATTGAAGGTTTCCTTGTGGAACCGTGGTAAAGAAGCGTTTACCATCGAGCCGATGGAGCGTATCGCGCAAATGGTGATTGTGCCGGTTGTCCAAGCCGCGTTTAAAGTCGTGGACGAGTTTGCCGCCAGCGAGCGCGGCGAAGGCGGATTCGGCAGCACCGGCAAAGCCTGA
- the guaA gene encoding glutamine-hydrolyzing GMP synthase: protein MTQDKILILDFGSQVTQLIARRVREAHVYCELHSFDMPLEEIKAFNPKGIILSGGPNSVYESDYQADTGIFDLGIPVLGICYGMQFMAHHLGGEVSPGNQREFGYAQVKTIDSELTRGIQDDAPNTLDVWMSHGDKVSKLPTGFSVIGDTPSCPIAMMENAEKQFYGIQFHPEVTHTKQGRALLNRFVLDICGAQPSWTMPNYIEEAVAKIREQVGNDEVILGLSGGVDSSVAAALIHRAIGDQLTCVFVDHGLLRLNEGKMVMDMFARNLGVRVIHVDAEEQFLAKLAGVTDPEKKRKIIGAEFIEVFDAEEKKLTNAKWLAQGTIYPDVIESAGAKTKKAHAIKSHHNVGGLPENMKLKLLEPLRDLFKDEVRELGVALGLPREMVYRHPFPGPGLGVRILGEVKKEYADLLRQADDIFIQELRNTTDENGTSWYDLTSQAFAVFLPVKSVGVMGDGRTYDYVVALRAVITSDFMTAHWAELPYSLLGRVSNRIINEVKGINRVVYDVSGKPPATIEWE from the coding sequence ATGACCCAAGACAAAATCCTCATCCTCGACTTCGGCTCGCAAGTTACCCAGCTGATCGCCCGCCGCGTGCGCGAAGCCCACGTTTACTGCGAACTGCATTCTTTCGACATGCCTTTGGAAGAAATCAAAGCCTTCAATCCAAAAGGCATCATCCTCTCCGGCGGCCCCAATTCCGTTTACGAATCCGATTATCAAGCCGATACCGGTATTTTTGATTTGGGTATTCCGGTTTTGGGCATTTGCTACGGTATGCAATTTATGGCGCACCACTTGGGCGGCGAAGTTAGCCCGGGCAACCAACGTGAATTCGGTTATGCGCAAGTGAAAACCATCGACAGCGAGCTGACACGCGGCATTCAAGATGATGCTCCTAATACGCTCGACGTTTGGATGAGCCATGGCGATAAAGTTTCCAAACTGCCTACCGGCTTCTCCGTCATCGGCGATACGCCGTCTTGCCCGATTGCCATGATGGAAAACGCTGAGAAACAATTCTACGGCATCCAATTCCACCCTGAAGTGACCCATACCAAACAAGGCCGCGCGTTGTTGAACCGCTTTGTCTTGGATATTTGCGGCGCACAACCAAGCTGGACCATGCCGAACTACATCGAAGAAGCCGTTGCCAAAATCCGCGAACAAGTCGGCAACGACGAAGTGATTTTAGGTTTGTCCGGTGGCGTGGACTCTTCCGTAGCGGCGGCGCTGATTCACCGTGCCATCGGCGACCAACTGACCTGTGTGTTTGTTGACCACGGCCTGTTGCGCCTGAACGAAGGCAAAATGGTGATGGACATGTTTGCCCGCAACTTGGGCGTACGCGTGATTCACGTTGATGCCGAAGAGCAGTTTTTGGCGAAACTTGCCGGCGTGACCGATCCCGAGAAAAAACGCAAAATCATCGGTGCGGAATTTATTGAAGTCTTTGACGCTGAAGAGAAAAAACTCACCAACGCCAAATGGTTGGCACAAGGTACGATTTACCCTGACGTAATCGAATCCGCAGGCGCGAAAACCAAAAAAGCCCACGCCATCAAATCGCACCACAATGTCGGCGGCCTGCCTGAAAACATGAAACTCAAATTGCTTGAGCCGTTGCGCGACTTGTTCAAAGACGAAGTGCGCGAATTGGGCGTCGCTTTGGGTCTGCCTCGTGAAATGGTGTACCGTCATCCGTTCCCGGGCCCGGGTTTGGGCGTGCGTATCTTGGGTGAAGTGAAAAAAGAATACGCCGACTTGCTCCGTCAGGCGGACGACATTTTCATCCAAGAATTGCGCAACACCACCGATGAAAACGGTACATCTTGGTACGACCTGACCAGCCAAGCCTTTGCCGTATTCCTGCCTGTGAAATCCGTCGGCGTGATGGGCGACGGCCGCACATACGATTACGTCGTTGCCTTGCGTGCCGTGATTACCAGCGACTTTATGACTGCGCACTGGGCAGAGCTGCCATACTCGCTGCTTGGCCGTGTGTCCAACCGCATCATCAACGAAGTCAAAGGTATCAACCGCGTGGTTTATGATGTCAGCGGCAAACCGCCTGCCACGATTGAATGGGAATAA
- a CDS encoding pirin family protein, translating to MRNIKQIYRADSQHWVGNGFLVQPLFSHMADDRCTNPFLMLDYAAPYEFAPNETHGPRGVGQHPHKGFETVTIAYHGEVAHRDSSGGGGIIYEGDVQWMTAGSGIIHEEFHSENFSKKGGLFEMVQLWVNLPAKDKNTPPRYQHLAKANIPVVKFPNEAGYLRLIAGEHDDVKGAADTFTEMNVWDIVLHANKEAELEIPDNHNLSMVVLRGTVTFNGNEQATAGELVNFEQTGGKVRAKAGSEEVKILLLSGVPIDEPVVGYGPFVMNTAEEIRQAVSDFKSGKFGRID from the coding sequence ATGCGCAACATCAAACAAATCTACCGAGCCGACAGCCAACACTGGGTAGGCAACGGATTCCTCGTGCAACCTTTGTTCTCCCACATGGCTGACGACCGCTGCACCAATCCATTCCTGATGTTGGACTATGCTGCGCCATATGAATTTGCACCCAACGAAACGCACGGTCCGCGCGGTGTCGGACAACATCCGCACAAAGGCTTTGAAACCGTTACCATCGCCTACCACGGCGAAGTGGCACACCGCGACTCCAGCGGAGGCGGCGGCATTATTTACGAAGGCGACGTGCAATGGATGACCGCAGGTTCAGGCATCATTCATGAAGAATTCCACTCTGAAAACTTCAGCAAAAAAGGCGGACTCTTTGAAATGGTGCAACTCTGGGTCAACCTGCCGGCCAAAGACAAAAATACTCCGCCACGCTATCAGCATCTTGCCAAAGCAAATATTCCCGTCGTCAAATTTCCCAACGAAGCCGGCTACTTACGCCTGATTGCAGGCGAACATGACGACGTAAAAGGCGCGGCGGACACGTTCACCGAAATGAATGTTTGGGATATTGTGCTCCATGCCAATAAAGAAGCCGAGTTGGAAATACCTGACAATCACAATCTGTCTATGGTTGTCCTGCGCGGAACGGTTACGTTTAATGGCAATGAACAGGCAACAGCCGGAGAATTGGTCAATTTTGAGCAAACCGGCGGTAAAGTGCGCGCGAAAGCCGGTAGCGAAGAAGTCAAAATCTTGCTGCTTTCCGGCGTTCCGATTGATGAACCCGTAGTCGGCTACGGCCCATTTGTGATGAATACTGCTGAAGAAATCCGACAAGCCGTTAGCGATTTTAAAAGCGGAAAATTCGGCCGTATTGATTAA
- a CDS encoding winged helix-turn-helix transcriptional regulator: MSETVHAHGSCCPVVNTLDIIGGKWKVLILYYLNSETRRFNELQRLLAGITQRMLTLQLRELENDGIVHREVYPQVPPKVEYSLTEFGRTLMPVIEAMHRWGEQYAAECVKHKKQP, translated from the coding sequence ATGTCGGAAACAGTACACGCACACGGCTCTTGCTGTCCGGTCGTCAATACTTTGGATATTATCGGCGGTAAATGGAAGGTATTGATTTTATATTATTTAAATAGCGAAACCCGTCGCTTCAATGAGTTGCAGCGTTTGTTGGCAGGTATTACCCAGCGGATGCTGACGTTGCAGCTGCGCGAATTGGAAAACGACGGTATCGTTCATCGGGAAGTGTATCCGCAGGTACCGCCGAAGGTAGAGTATTCGCTGACTGAATTTGGGCGGACGCTGATGCCTGTGATCGAAGCCATGCACCGTTGGGGCGAACAATATGCTGCGGAATGTGTGAAACATAAAAAGCAGCCGTAG
- the gloB gene encoding hydroxyacylglutathione hydrolase — MKITPIQALNDNYIWMIQEGNHAVCVDPSDATPVLKFLVHNHLMLAQIWITHPHHDHTGGAKALHNGFLESPIYGESDIDVATHTVTAGTQFPFGEGLVTVWATPGHTDRHISYLLENSDGLHVFCGDTLFSAGCGRVFTGTIEQLYDSFHRFNQLPEGTLFYPAHEYTASNLRFAQHIEPDNADIQTALAAAEHTPTLPVSLAHERKVNPFFRVHLPQVRARAEELSGRKLNSELEVFAALRELKNQF; from the coding sequence ATGAAAATCACACCAATCCAAGCCCTAAACGACAACTACATCTGGATGATTCAAGAAGGCAATCATGCCGTCTGCGTCGATCCGTCCGATGCCACGCCGGTCTTAAAATTCCTTGTTCACAACCACTTGATGCTGGCGCAAATATGGATTACCCATCCCCATCATGACCATACCGGCGGCGCAAAAGCGCTGCACAACGGCTTCTTAGAATCCCCAATCTATGGCGAAAGCGACATCGACGTGGCGACGCATACCGTCACAGCAGGCACGCAGTTCCCGTTTGGCGAAGGCTTGGTTACCGTCTGGGCGACCCCCGGCCATACCGACCGCCACATCAGCTATCTGTTGGAAAATTCAGACGGCCTGCACGTTTTCTGCGGCGATACCTTGTTCTCCGCCGGTTGCGGCCGCGTATTCACCGGCACAATCGAGCAGCTTTACGACAGCTTCCACCGATTCAACCAGCTGCCCGAAGGAACACTATTTTATCCGGCGCACGAATACACCGCCTCCAATCTGCGCTTTGCCCAACATATCGAGCCGGACAACGCCGACATTCAGACGGCCTTGGCCGCAGCCGAACACACGCCGACACTGCCTGTCAGCCTGGCGCACGAACGCAAAGTCAATCCGTTTTTCCGCGTACACCTGCCCCAAGTTCGGGCACGCGCCGAAGAATTGAGCGGACGAAAATTAAACAGCGAACTCGAAGTCTTCGCCGCTTTGCGTGAATTGAAAAATCAATTTTGA
- a CDS encoding HNH endonuclease gives MSDIKIFKDMPDDDDYIKWIDENPNGFVLNIHRRKNPSNIHKSHPRIHFANCHHLNDRPGESTTEKYFKVCSNSIEELEQWSWIEYQKGLNPCKTCKDKGLPLEQLTGIPNFQAASALSLKSDIDELEECLASETNPEKRTEIETLIKARLAQGKFRQDVLELYPSCPLTGLNIQSLLIASHIKPWSKCNDTERLDPSNGLMLAPNIDALFDSGLITFETDGTIKISPKIDPENQKRLGISPNIKLKIRPKSKKYFEYHRNHVFQKEE, from the coding sequence ATGTCTGATATAAAAATTTTTAAAGATATGCCAGATGATGATGACTATATTAAATGGATTGATGAAAACCCAAATGGATTTGTATTAAATATACATAGGCGTAAAAACCCTTCTAATATTCATAAGAGTCATCCCAGAATACATTTTGCTAATTGTCACCACCTAAATGATAGACCGGGAGAAAGCACAACTGAAAAATATTTCAAAGTTTGCTCAAACTCCATTGAAGAACTTGAACAATGGAGCTGGATTGAATACCAAAAAGGACTAAATCCATGCAAAACCTGTAAGGATAAAGGGTTACCGTTAGAACAGCTCACAGGAATACCAAATTTTCAGGCAGCTTCTGCCTTATCCTTAAAATCTGATATAGACGAACTCGAAGAATGTTTAGCATCCGAAACCAATCCAGAAAAGCGAACCGAAATTGAGACTTTGATCAAAGCCCGTCTAGCGCAAGGAAAATTCCGGCAAGACGTACTCGAACTATATCCAAGCTGCCCGCTAACAGGTCTAAATATTCAATCTTTACTCATTGCCAGCCATATTAAACCTTGGAGTAAGTGCAACGATACAGAGCGTTTAGACCCCTCCAATGGTCTGATGCTCGCACCCAATATCGACGCATTATTCGATAGCGGTCTGATTACGTTTGAGACCGACGGGACGATAAAAATCAGTCCGAAAATCGATCCGGAAAATCAAAAGCGGCTTGGAATTTCTCCCAATATTAAATTGAAAATTCGACCGAAAAGCAAAAAATATTTCGAGTATCACCGCAACCATGTTTTCCAAAAAGAAGAATAA